DNA from Lineus longissimus chromosome 7, tnLinLong1.2, whole genome shotgun sequence:
ACAAGGCTGCTGATAAAGTCAAATACTATCCAAGATCTGGCAGTGCTGAGGCGGATGATTCCGATTCAGACGTTTTGTTATCACTAGATGAGGACCAAGGAGCGAATTCGTCGGACCGGTATCACCTATTGGCGAATTCTTCAGCGGTGTCATAACACCGGGTGTTCGGCGTAGGACCTTTGGAAATTGATCAATCAGATTTCATAAAGCGACCAAGAAAAGTTACATGTTTCATTGCAAGCCTCTACGAAATGTACATTTCCATTTGACCTACTCTGCACGCTGGAAAGTTCATGGTTTGGGTTCTAGGCTAAGTTGACGCCAGCGTTGGGGACAAaaggttttgaacaaccaagtcCTGATATCAACAAGAGTAGAGGTCATCATTTCACAAAGCCCAGTCTCTCCTGACACCTTTCAATAGACCTCAGATAAGCTGCCTAATCAGTGGTCTAACCTGAACATTTCTTACCGGTATTCATTTATGCACATCAGTGGAGTTTGTTAAGTTTGACAAAAAGACCTTGAATCTCATTCCTACTGTGGGGGTTGTACCAGGGATCTCCTGATCACTAACTTAGAAACACAAGTCACTAGACCACTGCAGTTAGGAACCATCAGTACTGTCCCACAGTTATAGACTATTATGACCTCATATCCAGGGAGCTGTTGTTATGTGTGGTACCTATTGTTAGGTAACATAGTTTGCACCTGCAGGCAAGGTTATGCACCTGCTTACAAGGTTATGCAAGAACAATGTGGACCCCTAGTTGGTCACGGTGTTCATAGTGTGTCAGCTGTACTATTAAATAACGCCAGATTCTACACTATTATTGGCTCATTTTTAGGCAAAATCATGGTTGGGCTTCTAATGGTGATGCAGAATTTCGTTTTCTCACCCAAATTGGTGCTGTGAGCTTGAGACTGATGGCCATCAAATGGCAATATATATCCCTGTATGCAACACTGAAGGTCACATTgtaatttgtttttcagttttgttttccatatattTATCATTAAAAAAGTAGATAAATCTTCTAACATTTAGATAGGAAGTGTGGATCAATTTATCTAACACAATAACCGAAATTATCCGTGATGTAAATTCTATAGGGTTTGCCTTACATCTTACTCGATATCCCAGATCACCAAAATTTTTATGGAACATGGCTGGGCTTTTATCACATGATTTTGGGCACACCCTGTATTCAAAAATGTCGGCTCTTCTAAACATGAATGGGACATTGTGGCACAGGCTTTTTCACCAAAATATGGGACACATAATGTTATTGTCCAGTTTATTAGAGTCCAGTTAATTATAATCTGAGTGGTGTTGTCTGTTATTCTGAGGATACTCTCCGTCAGACACGCACAGTAAACCTATACAATCTTGCCAAAACAGTTCAGTAATTTCAAAACCATATCAGTAGGATATTTTCAGTCCTCATGCAGAGTGCATGTAAATTTGAAGGCCGACTcagtttgttcaaaatttgaaattaggaattgaatttgagatttatCGATGATGTGAGTACACATTGAATATCAATTTTAACATTGCTGCTCTTGGTCAATCTTCATGACATTAACATGTCTACTGACTGAACagcggcaatgtttatttctttttactTATGGGGCAGACAAACACCATGTATAAATGAATAGTGTACCGTAGTTCTTTAACCCTTCAACTACCAAGTGCTTCGCTAAATATTGAAAAAATTCATAAGCAAAACCATGATTAAGGAAACTCGCTTTTGCACAGTTTGAAAGTACTAGTATATTATGTAAGATTTGCGTGAATTTATTTGCCGATTAAGATTGTTTCTTTAATGTACGTGTATTGAATTAAGTTATcttgtgtacattgtattgtgtTGGAAGCTTGAGAAAGTACCTTTATCAGCGGCTGAAATATCTCACAGAATCAACTGCATTTAGCTCAGACATTGAAATTTCGTTTTAACATGACAAGTCTGAATAAGAATCAGACTGTCTTCCTTACATTGGCTGCAATGAAAGATGTGGAATGAAAGGTAGATTGGTGTTATAGATTTGGACTGATTTTTGAACCTGGAATAACTCATTTGACTCATTTTTGGTTCTGCGACTTAGTCAAAATActcaagaaattgaaaataaatgcagCTGGCCCATGGTTTTTGTGTTCGCCTCTTTTCAGAGCGGCACACCGAGTGATGAAGTGGCCAAATTCTGTGATGTTATGGGGTGAGCCTCTGTTGAAAACAACGTCATTCTCCATGATCTGTGGTGTGACGTTGTTTACAATACAGACTGGCCCAGTGATTTGGAGAAGTTGGCCACTCCACTGCAAGATGTGCTCGTCATTAAAGAGGCAAATTGAAGTTTCTGGGTAGTACCATTATGCCGATTTTTTCAAATGAGGTCATTATTTCTGGTTCTTTTTATTATGATAAATGTGTGATGCAGAAATTGCAGACGCCATTATCTCGTTGTAGTTTAAATAACAGTAACTTGAGCATTCTCCAGTACTTAATATGCTCTTTGCAAGCCAATTTATTCTCGTAAAAAAAACCTCATTACAAAACTATAGTTTGGTTGTActttttgtaaaatattttcatgCCCTGACACTGTGATTTTGTTTTGTATTATACTTTGTCTTGTGATGTTTGCGACATTCCGTTTTTGTTTATGCTGTGCTTTCGTGTGTTCCTGCTTCTTCTTACATCTGACTCGGTGAAGGGTATGCTCCAGCCGGGAGCTGAGCAAGAATTCGTAAACGCCATATCTAAAATAGGACGCTGAGCTATCTAAACCTTTGTCAGGCAGTGGTGGTCTGTGTGTGTCACTATTGTCAATATGCAATTGTAATGTTGCTTTTTGGTGCGTTGGATAAGCTGGGTGGATTAAAAGTGATGTCGTGTGGCACAGCTTTCTCACTTAGGCCTTTTGTTTTGTTCCATGCCTCCTGGCCAGACGTATCTCCTATTCCAGACTCAGATTATCTTGCCAGCTCGTCACCCTGTCTTGCTTGACTGCTGATTCTGTGAATTTTCGTTGATTTGAAAAGCTTTTTGCCTTTGGTTGAAATATATTGTTGAGAGCTCAGATTGAGCTGGTGTGGAGAGTGTGGATACCAGGATCGAATTGTATTCCATACTCTTTGAACTTTGTACTTAGGCTGTTGTTCCAGCCCAACTCTCTCCTCAACCAGACCACAGGTTTCGGACACCATGTTAAATCTCCTCTCCCTGTCTCAACAGACACCTGTAAGTAGTCTAGATGGGGATGGATTTTCATACCAACAATTGGGCATGGATATCAATACTGTAATCAATCACATGACCTTCATGATTCATGTGTATGGGTATCCATATCAGAATCATAGATATGGAAATCCATCCTCTTCTAGACTGGTAAGCGCGACGTTAAATTGTTTAATCCATGAATTTACAGCAAAATTCATGCAAATATCTGACTCCTGAAATATACACAGGGTGTCTCTGAGTTCTGTTTGATGGGTCAACCATATTATTGGTCTAGAATGTGGTTAGCACTCAAATCAGTTGCCAGCATTTACAACATCGTATTTATTTGTGAATAAGTGGAGAATGCGCCTTGTCTTGTATAACTTATAAAGAGCCTTGCTCAGCATGCCTTGTATAGAACTTTATGTAATAAATGAGTGAAAGAAATTTTGCAAGTTTGTTCTTTTCTTCACTAAGGGATCCTACTGAAGGTTAAAGATGAGAATTTTCAACGCTGTTCTTGTCACCATATTTCATTGTGTAGACAAGATGATGGAGCTGCTAGgttcgattcggtctggttgtgactgtctcaactctcttgCCATGTTTGCcagacagtggagctgccagggtTGATTTGTTCTggatgatgtgactgtctcaaccctCTCACTATGTTGGTCAGACAGTGGAGCTCGCAGGCCCGAttcgttctggttgtgactgtctcaactgtGTCACTGTGTTGGCCAGATGTTTGAgctgccaggcccgattcgttctggttgtgactgtctcaactctgtCACTGTGTTGGCCAGATGTTTGAgctgccaggcccgattcgttctggttgtgactgtctcagctctCTCATTGTGTTGGCCAGATGTTTGAGCTGCCAGgttcgattcggtctggttgtgactgtctcaactctcgcCGTGTCAGGcagacagtggagctgccaggcccaaatcggtctggttgtgactgtccgtGTTGCCGACACGGATGAGGTTCCAAGTCCGATTCCCTCGATGCGACTCTCTCAACCTGCTCACTGCGTTGACTGGACACCGGGTCCAACTCTTGACTGGCTATGACTGTATTCACTGTGTTTGCaatacggtggagcagcctggGCGAGAGAGCTGAGACAGTCAAAAACAGACCGAATTGGACTTGGTAGCCCCACCATCtggccaacacggtgagagagatgagacagtcaaaaccATATCGAATTGGGCCTGGCTGCCCCAGAATGTCGACAGAGTAAAAGAGATGGAACAGCCACAAATCgtccatgccgacttatcggcggcgAATATCAGTCCGATACGCACAACGAAGGTGGCTCGGCATGCGAATAGTCTGATGTCTCACACCGAGATGGCGACACGGTGGGGCAGAcaaaacagtcacaaccagaccgaatcggaccGAGCTGTCTTGTCCAATGAGTTCATATGGGCAAGACGGTGGCGCCACCAGATCTGATTCTATGTTCACCCGACCGACCGGTTAGAGCCTTGGGTTAGAGCTGCCGATCTGCAgtggtcttgttgtgactgtcgtAAATACGGTTGGCAAGACGATGAAGCTACCAGGTCCGATTCggggttgtggctgtctcatcgaTCTGCTGCCCACCGTGTCGCATCTCGTGACCGCTTCATCTCTGTCTCATCAATAAGGTGTCGCCGACGTTGCTCCTCCAAGTAGGTATGGTAGTGATGTAGGTGTACTGGCTTTATGTGTGGCGGAGACGCCCGAGGTTGTCTTCAGACTCGAACGAAGACGGTTGCGGTTTCAGTtcagatttggtctggttgtgactgtctcaactcccGCCCCGTTCTACAGCGCGGTGGATCTGAATTCATTGGTCGGGTTGTGAATGTCTCAATACTCTCACCGGGTTGGCAATACGATGACGCTGCCAGGTCCGCTTAtgcctggttgtggctgtcttatCCGCATTCTTTTGGCGCCATTGCGAGATGAGAGTGATCAAATATCTCGTGTCGATACGGTGAGCGTGATGAAAAAGGCACAAGCAGTCTGAGCTCTCTCCTCACGATAGTGACACGTTGGGGCCGATGAAACAGCCAGCCAGACCAAATCAGACCTGGCAGCGCTATCGTCTTGCCAACACCGCGAAAGAGATAAGGAAGACATTTCCCGTGATGTTGGTTGCTCCATCTATACAAGCTCTCCACAAGGCTTCAGGAGTCTTTACGAGGTTGCCGAAAGTTTTTGCTCCACCTGGTAACTTGTCTGCCTGTTCATTgtaattcggtctggttgtgacagtctcaactTTCTCGCTATCAAATGGACATTTGATTGGCcgatggagctgccaggtcccatttagcctggttgtgaccgtctcaccAGTGTTGTCAATGCAGTTGAGGTCTCAGATATGTCTCAAGTCTGCTAGTGCACCCGTCCGCCAGAGGAGTTGGCTGTGATTGCGACTTGCTTAACTTTTTCACAAGACGGTGGAGTCGCCAGTTCCAGTCCGACCTCAGCGTGTGGCAAGGGGTCCGATTCGGTCTTGCAAGACGATGGAGCCACGAAATCCTTTCTAGTCTGGGACTGTGTCACTGCCGTATGGACAGTCCGATGGAGCTACCATTAAAttgggtctggttgtgactgtttgaTTCGCCCCATCGTCTTTGCAACAGGGAGGAGATGCAAGGTTCAAATCGATCTATCCATAGCGTgttactcttccagctggttatcagtaCGCGCTTCCAGTTCATTTGGCTTGAGGGCATGTCAATGAAGACGAACTTAAAAACAGTACGTTTCTTATTTATAAATAAGTTGatttttaatatacatgtacgcaaGAATACAGCAGTATAGCCTACGTCAAATGCTGACGTCATCAACATAAAATCTTAAGTGACTCGAGTTAAGTGAGATCCATACCTGGGCTTACTGTATTATGCGGAACGGAATTACAGTACCTTCTGCATACAAATAAATGCATTATCCACACTGGGtttggaaaatagaaatgttttACAACGAAAAAAGGTCAAATTCAAACCACAACcagaaaaaatagaaaattgaTTGCCTTTCGTGCTGATTCAGCCTGAGGCTGACCATAACAACTCCTGCGAGCCGTCCAACCCCACCCAAAGTGAATGCCCAGCTGGAAATAGCAATTAACCTGAATTACATATTAAAACCATTCACCTTCCGACTTTTTCGCCGTGAACGCCTATggctatcccattgttcgacctcccgatAACTATATCGAACAATACGATAGGCgctcggggatttgcgaaaactccctagttGAAGatgcctatagtccccattCATACTATCAAAAACCTATTGATCTCTTGAATTAGCATTGACCACATTAAACAATGATATATACAATTAATATGAACCACATATTCTCTCTTTAAATGTATCATTTCATATCCTTTACATCTCAAAAAAATATATTAATCTGAGGCAGAAATATATACAAGGTATTTTTGACTCGTCATACCATAAATTCATAACACCGGAAAGAGACCACTTGGAGGATTTCCAAAGATTTGAAAAATGTGCAAAATTGAAGAGATTGTCAACAATATAATAAGATTGAATGCAACAGGCACCTGAATTGAAGGTGCAGCGGTAAGTTTTGTGCCAATTTGAATCCTTTTCATCATTACTTCATGCTATAACTGCATAATTCAACACCATAGAAATGATTTGCGATACTTTGAAACAATTTAACATTTAAATTTCTACGATATATATCAAATGATAAAAGCAAAGTGCATCTTAGCACATTGTAATGTACATTTATTTAATTTGGTGTAAGTTACGTATTTAATGTATATTCATAAGAACGCTAGTTTCTCCCGAGAATCTGTAGGTGCGATTATAACCCGACAGGGTCAGCACTCACTGCGTAGTGATCGCATCCTCCCATTAACTCCTGACTCTGCGTGCGATATCAATTTGGCCGAAGCGACACAAAGACCATTGTTAAaaggcctgctatgggaggataCTACCACCACGGTAGTCGGTCACAGTACATTGCTACACTGGCCGTTATTACCACCGCTCAGACCAAAATGATTTTGCTCTACAACAAACGAAAAGCTTGGCGGATTCGTTAGATTTTGGCCATCTATTATGCTAAAAAAGTCACCGGGAATAGTCACCCGACACCGGTAAGTCTTTGATAGTTCGTCTCAGTCAGAATCAGAGCTGGAGCTAGCAAACGCCGTCATTTCCAGCACCCGATATGACGTAATTCACCTCCGCCAGAAGACAATTTAATCGCACAAATAGAATATGCGACAAAGAACCAACAAAGGATATATAgagacaacaataacaacaatcaTGAACCGATGAACATGCAGTCAATAAGCCGGTTACCATGGTAACGCACCCTCACCCTTCAACCACACCAACGAAGTCCTTCATTTTTGCCACCTCAGCAGAGAGCTGTTGCAGACGAGACCGCAACTCGTTGTTTTCTTTCTTGAGAACCTCTTTTTCTACCTTCCTCGGCGCACCATTGTCCATAACCTCCGCCACTGCTTCCTCTAAGATCCCCCTTGGCCGCTCCCCTCCGTCTTGTGGCGAGGACCCGGCAGCAACCTCCTCCAACATGGCCGTGGACTCGGCTTCTCCATTCGCGCAGTCATCTAACGAAACAGTCCCCACGTGCATTCCGTTGGCTAGCATCACCTGCGCTGCCTGGTGCTGTGCACTCGGCGTATGCTGGTGCAACTCGTCCACCTTCTCCACTGGAGACTTTCTTGACTTACCCGTACTGAGATCTGCTGGGGTGCCCGGTTGCCCTTGCGAGTAAGGGGTATAGTAATCGTACTGAGACCGTGAGACCGGCGGGGCCTGAGAGGTTGTGTAGCGGCCGTATGGTCCATTCTGCTGCTGTGGAGTCGTTGAGCGAGCCTGCTGAGCCTGAGGTGGAGGCGTTGGGCCACCGAAAGCGTTGTTgattgaaggaagtttgttggGGTCAACAGCGACGATGTTGAATTGTTGCTGGGCTTGGACCTGTTGTTGCTGCGCCTGCTGCTGTTGTGCCTGTTGTTGAGCctgttgctgctgctgttgttgctgctgctgctgcgcttgttgttgctgctgttgTTGTGTCTGATGCtcgtgttgttgttgttgggcTGGATGTTGCTGTTGTTGATGATGAACCAGATCTTGCCCTACTCGGTGTTGGTCGTGAGCTGGCATGTGATTCTGCGGCACCCACATCATCCCATGTTGCGGATTCACACCGCCGTACGCCATCGGTCCTTGACCGTAATAATTCATCATGTCGGCGGTTGGGTCTTTCTTCATCGCGGTGGCTCGCTTGCGACGTTTCTCAGGCTCGTGCATACCTTGGCCGggcaccatcatcatcaactgtTCCTGCACGCTGAGTGGATCATCGTGGAGATCTTCCAAGGAATCATCGGCATCTCGCGCCATACACTTCTCAGCAGCAGCCGACATCAACTCGGCCTTCTCTTCCGGGCTGAGAAAACTTTGTTCCAACGGaataccaaacttagtcttgaTTATTTCGATTTCACGCCGCAAGACGGCGTTCTCTTCTTCTAAATACGTCACACGTGACCGGATGTCGTATTCCTGTCTACGTTTATTCTCGCGCGATTTCCTAGCAGCCTCGTTATTTCGTTTCCGCTTCTCCCAATATTTATCATCTTTTTCTGTGTCTGGTATAATGCGTTTTGATCGTCTGCTTGAAGATTTGGGGAGCAGCGTGTGGTCCATAATGTAAGGAATTGGTGAACCGCTCGGCATCATGTTTTCCGGCTGCATCTGTTGCGAGTAAACGAAAGCTTGGCTGACAGGGATGGCTCCATCTGTGGTCCGGCCACGGAGGTCGGAGGGGTTCATGTTGTAATCAATGATGGCGGTTCTGAAAAGACAATTGGTGATGTAGAGCATTAGCTTACACTTACAGTAGATCCACGTTTGCCTATTGCGCAAGGGGACAACACATCTGATAGTAAAACATCGACTGAGCGAAATCGCCGCACAAAAAAACCTTCTGATAACAGTAAAC
Protein-coding regions in this window:
- the LOC135491643 gene encoding adenylate cyclase, terminal-differentiation specific-like, with product MNPSDLRGRTTDGAIPVSQAFVYSQQMQPENMMPSGSPIPYIMDHTLLPKSSSRRSKRIIPDTEKDDKYWEKRKRNNEAARKSRENKRRQEYDIRSRVTYLEEENAVLRREIEIIKTKFGIPLEQSFLSPEEKAELMSAAAEKCMARDADDSLEDLHDDPLSVQEQLMMMVPGQGMHEPEKRRKRATAMKKDPTADMMNYYGQGPMAYGGVNPQHGMMWVPQNHMPAHDQHRVGQDLVHHQQQQHPAQQQQHEHQTQQQQQQQAQQQQQQQQQQQAQQQAQQQQAQQQQVQAQQQFNIVAVDPNKLPSINNAFGGPTPPPQAQQARSTTPQQQNGPYGRYTTSQAPPVSRSQYDYYTPYSQGQPGTPADLSTGKSRKSPVEKVDELHQHTPSAQHQAAQVMLANGMHVGTVSLDDCANGEAESTAMLEEVAAGSSPQDGGERPRGILEEAVAEVMDNGAPRKVEKEVLKKENNELRSRLQQLSAEVAKMKDFVGVVEG